In one window of Nitrospirota bacterium DNA:
- a CDS encoding 2Fe-2S iron-sulfur cluster binding domain-containing protein, producing the protein MNIEASGKEGESILDVAENYGVDLPHNCGGVCACSTCHVIIKAGLEHLSPKSEDEDDRLDMAENLTLDSRLGCQAKIYGDITVELPDCTRRE; encoded by the coding sequence ATGAATATTGAAGCATCGGGCAAGGAAGGAGAAAGTATCCTCGATGTTGCCGAAAATTACGGGGTTGACCTTCCGCACAATTGCGGAGGGGTCTGCGCCTGTTCCACCTGTCACGTGATTATCAAGGCGGGTCTGGAGCATCTGAGTCCAAAATCCGAAGATGAGGATGACCGGCTGGATATGGCCGAAAATCTGACACTCGATTCTCGGCTTGGATGTCAGGCGAAAATCTACGGTGACATCACCGTCGAACTGCCTGATTGTACGCGGAGGGAGTAA
- the hscB gene encoding Fe-S protein assembly co-chaperone HscB → MAKEMSRGGEVISEAVRSEDSLLSTAPGCWDCLGKVEKFFCTRCGKIQPIPSLLDYFSLLGMARKLQFDSQKVENQFHALSRKFHPDFYQGKSPKEQELSLENASALNQAYRTLRDPISKIEYLFQLELGDAEGIRCQVPPDLLEEVLDLHSKLEEIHHLKKGDDPSEEKKIKTYLGAELIVLQGRFQKIEDQIQELSVKWDHIPAKDQAKSVERKNLLLELRNVLSQRTYLSNVIEDIKRTI, encoded by the coding sequence ATGGCAAAAGAGATGAGTCGGGGGGGAGAGGTGATCAGCGAAGCGGTCAGAAGCGAGGATTCGCTTCTTTCAACGGCGCCCGGATGCTGGGATTGCCTCGGAAAAGTGGAGAAGTTTTTTTGCACCCGATGCGGTAAAATTCAACCGATTCCTTCTTTGCTGGATTATTTTTCATTGCTTGGGATGGCAAGGAAACTCCAGTTTGATTCTCAAAAGGTTGAAAATCAGTTTCATGCTTTGAGCCGAAAATTTCATCCCGATTTTTATCAAGGCAAATCGCCCAAAGAGCAGGAATTAAGTCTTGAAAATGCTTCAGCGCTAAACCAGGCCTATCGGACGCTCCGGGATCCTATTTCAAAAATAGAATACCTCTTTCAGCTAGAATTGGGAGACGCGGAGGGCATTCGCTGTCAAGTTCCGCCTGACCTTCTTGAAGAGGTTCTCGACCTTCATTCAAAGCTTGAAGAAATCCATCATTTGAAAAAAGGAGATGATCCTTCCGAAGAGAAAAAGATAAAAACCTATTTGGGTGCCGAACTCATCGTACTTCAGGGACGGTTTCAGAAGATCGAAGATCAGATTCAGGAGCTTTCCGTGAAATGGGATCACATTCCCGCAAAGGACCAGGCAAAGTCTGTCGAAAGAAAAAATCTCCTACTGGAATTGAGAAATGTCCTTTCTCAGCGCACTTATCTCTCCAATGTTATTGAAGACATCAAAAGAACAATCTAA
- the iscU gene encoding Fe-S cluster assembly scaffold IscU: protein MSYSEKVVDHYNNPRNLGSFDKSDKNVGTGIVGAPECGDVMKLQIKVNEDGIIEDARFKTFGCGSAIASSSLATEWVKGKTIEDALKIKNTEIVNELNLPPVKIHCSVLAEDAIKAALADYQKKAQEKNSVGAETK, encoded by the coding sequence ATGTCATATAGCGAAAAGGTCGTTGATCATTATAATAATCCTAGAAATTTGGGAAGTTTTGACAAGAGTGACAAGAATGTCGGCACCGGAATCGTCGGGGCTCCTGAATGCGGCGATGTGATGAAACTCCAGATCAAGGTTAATGAAGATGGGATCATTGAAGATGCCCGGTTTAAGACATTTGGCTGTGGAAGCGCCATTGCGAGCTCCAGTCTGGCTACTGAATGGGTTAAAGGAAAAACGATCGAAGATGCTTTGAAAATCAAAAACACCGAAATTGTGAACGAACTCAATCTTCCTCCGGTCAAGATCCATTGCTCTGTCTTGGCTGAAGATGCCATCAAAGCGGCTCTGGCGGATTACCAAAAGAAAGCACAGGAGAAGAATTCGGTCGGTGCGGAAACGAAATAA
- a CDS encoding IscS subfamily cysteine desulfurase, giving the protein MENPIFMDNHSTTPVDPRVLEAMIPYFTQKFGNAASRNHVFGWEAEKAVEVSRAEIASLIHADPKEIVFTSGATESNNLALKGVVEMYREKGDHIITSMTEHRSVLDTARKLEKSGMKVTYVPVDSYGVVQPEEIRKAITDKTILISVMMVNNEIGTINPVAEIGKIAKEKGILFHCDATQGVGKIPVDVEAMKIDLLSFTAHKIYGPKGIGALYVRRKNPRVRLAPQMDGGGHERGMRSGTLNVPGIVGFAKACQICADVMSEESVRIKKMRDKLQDGIMGALDYVSLNGHPTERIPNNLNISFAYVEGESLLMGLNKIALSSGSACTTATLEPSYVLRALGVGHDLAHSSIRFGIGRFNTDAEVEEVLNRTVQAVKRLRGMSPLYEMALEGVDLSKVQWTQH; this is encoded by the coding sequence TTGGAAAACCCGATATTTATGGATAATCATTCGACTACCCCAGTTGATCCAAGGGTGCTGGAAGCAATGATTCCTTATTTTACGCAGAAATTTGGAAATGCGGCGAGCCGAAACCATGTTTTTGGTTGGGAGGCTGAAAAAGCGGTGGAGGTTTCCCGGGCGGAGATCGCCTCCCTCATTCATGCGGATCCGAAAGAGATCGTCTTTACGAGTGGGGCGACAGAATCGAACAACCTGGCTTTGAAAGGGGTGGTCGAGATGTACCGTGAAAAAGGGGATCATATCATTACCTCGATGACCGAGCACCGATCGGTACTCGATACGGCCAGGAAACTCGAAAAATCAGGAATGAAGGTGACCTATGTCCCAGTCGATTCCTATGGCGTGGTTCAGCCCGAGGAGATTCGTAAGGCGATCACGGACAAGACGATCTTGATTTCAGTGATGATGGTCAACAATGAGATTGGGACTATTAACCCGGTGGCCGAGATCGGAAAAATTGCCAAAGAGAAAGGAATCCTGTTTCATTGCGATGCGACCCAGGGGGTTGGAAAGATCCCGGTCGACGTGGAAGCGATGAAGATTGATCTGCTGTCTTTTACCGCCCATAAAATTTACGGTCCCAAAGGGATTGGAGCCCTCTATGTCAGAAGAAAAAATCCAAGAGTCCGTCTTGCTCCCCAAATGGACGGCGGTGGGCACGAAAGAGGGATGCGGTCCGGAACACTGAATGTTCCGGGCATAGTCGGTTTTGCGAAAGCCTGTCAGATTTGCGCTGACGTGATGTCCGAAGAATCAGTCCGGATTAAAAAAATGCGGGATAAGCTTCAGGATGGCATTATGGGTGCTTTGGACTATGTCAGTTTAAATGGTCATCCCACGGAACGGATCCCGAACAATCTGAATATCAGTTTTGCCTATGTCGAAGGCGAATCTCTCCTGATGGGTCTGAATAAAATCGCCCTCTCTTCCGGATCAGCTTGCACTACTGCGACGCTGGAACCTTCCTATGTGTTACGCGCGCTCGGGGTGGGGCACGATCTCGCCCACTCGTCAATTCGATTTGGTATCGGCCGGTTCAATACCGACGCAGAGGTGGAAGAGGTGCTTAATAGAACCGTTCAGGCAGTAAAGCGGTTAAGGGGAATGTCCCCGTTATATGAAATGGCATTAGAAGGGGTTGATCTTTCAAAGGTTCAATGGACTCAACATTAA
- a CDS encoding Rrf2 family transcriptional regulator: protein MLKLSKKTDYALIAMHYIAMENDQVVNTKAIAEKYHIPLELLAKILQKLAKKGLVISHNGPKGGYLLAKDPADISIGEVIEAIEGPIGIAECYHDENNFCSQKAHCNIRTPMGVIQIKIIDLLKGISLEQMHQETINRENLPVHAQLQNILIQ, encoded by the coding sequence ATGTTAAAACTATCGAAAAAAACCGATTACGCCCTGATTGCCATGCATTATATCGCTATGGAAAATGACCAGGTTGTCAATACCAAGGCGATTGCTGAAAAATACCATATCCCGCTTGAGCTTTTAGCTAAAATTCTCCAAAAATTGGCCAAAAAAGGTCTTGTGATCAGCCATAACGGGCCAAAAGGGGGCTATCTTTTAGCTAAAGATCCTGCCGACATTTCAATCGGTGAAGTGATTGAAGCAATTGAAGGACCCATTGGCATAGCTGAATGTTACCACGATGAAAACAATTTTTGTTCCCAGAAGGCCCATTGCAATATCAGGACGCCGATGGGGGTCATCCAGATAAAAATAATTGATCTATTAAAAGGCATCTCGCTGGAACAGATGCACCAGGAAACTATCAATAGAGAAAATTTACCCGTGCACGCGCAACTGCAGAACATTCTTATTCAATAA
- a CDS encoding HD-GYP domain-containing protein produces MSSNTDIDKNEPAPPRTADVELLNFGKRFVIQMNILLKMAQIHQVQNSSFDSPVSNLMSVLELCFAHDDSMTIARERDTLFLNEEKLKMDIETFSSFSNFMDALAQRKIGKINFLKTVTGQDLRNFIVLFNSVDIKSDPEPFQTFQSSLEKFPLESIKIEEYIEKKGIDLSSNVHKGSKEFAKKTYMNTVSAVNQVMESAKLNQAVSMKRTKRLVQSMVDLILQEESVLLGLTNLRCYDEYTYHHSVNVCILSLGMGQRLGYDKIELSNLGMASLFHDIGKANVPVDLLNKPTDFDDEEWKIIRRHPILGVRNILKMKGLNELAIKTMYGSFEHHLNYDNSGYPKLAEKRKLSLFGRIISTADCYDAMTSSRVYNRIPIPPDRALQLMLKKSGTAFDPVLIKVFVNCIGSFPIGTLVLLDTSEIAVVVQTHPDSDKGDRPKVKIIVTKSGQEMIDGEVVDLSETLTGARDFKRSILRTIDPHKYKVDVSRYFI; encoded by the coding sequence ATGAGCTCAAACACTGACATCGATAAAAATGAGCCGGCGCCTCCCAGGACCGCCGACGTCGAACTCCTGAACTTCGGTAAACGATTTGTTATTCAGATGAATATATTGCTGAAGATGGCTCAAATTCATCAGGTTCAGAATTCTTCTTTCGACAGTCCTGTATCGAATCTGATGAGTGTTCTTGAACTTTGTTTTGCTCACGACGATTCGATGACCATCGCCCGGGAACGGGACACTCTTTTTTTGAATGAAGAAAAGCTCAAGATGGACATTGAAACGTTTTCATCCTTTTCTAATTTTATGGATGCCCTGGCGCAAAGAAAAATCGGTAAGATTAATTTTTTAAAAACGGTTACCGGTCAGGATCTTAGAAATTTTATCGTTCTTTTTAACAGCGTCGATATTAAGTCAGATCCCGAACCATTTCAAACCTTTCAGAGTTCTCTTGAAAAGTTTCCGCTAGAATCGATAAAAATTGAAGAATATATTGAGAAAAAAGGGATTGACCTCTCCTCGAATGTCCATAAAGGAAGCAAGGAATTTGCCAAAAAAACCTATATGAACACCGTCTCGGCGGTCAATCAGGTGATGGAAAGCGCCAAGCTGAATCAGGCGGTCAGCATGAAAAGGACAAAGCGGTTGGTCCAATCGATGGTCGACCTGATCCTGCAGGAGGAATCGGTCCTTCTTGGATTGACGAATTTGAGATGTTACGATGAATATACCTACCATCATTCGGTCAATGTTTGTATCCTGAGCCTGGGCATGGGTCAAAGATTGGGGTATGACAAGATTGAATTGTCTAATCTCGGAATGGCTTCTTTATTTCATGATATCGGAAAAGCAAATGTTCCCGTCGACCTTCTCAATAAGCCGACAGATTTTGATGATGAGGAGTGGAAAATCATTCGCCGCCATCCGATTCTCGGAGTCAGAAATATCTTGAAAATGAAAGGTTTGAATGAACTGGCCATTAAAACGATGTACGGTTCCTTTGAACACCACCTTAACTACGATAATTCCGGATATCCTAAATTGGCGGAAAAAAGAAAGTTGTCGCTCTTTGGAAGAATCATTTCAACCGCCGATTGTTATGACGCGATGACTTCATCCCGTGTCTATAACCGGATTCCGATCCCGCCTGACAGGGCGCTCCAGCTGATGCTTAAGAAGAGTGGAACCGCGTTTGATCCGGTGTTGATCAAAGTGTTTGTGAACTGTATTGGATCTTTTCCGATCGGAACACTCGTCCTGCTCGATACGAGCGAAATCGCCGTCGTTGTTCAAACTCATCCGGACTCGGATAAAGGGGACCGTCCTAAAGTGAAGATTATTGTAACCAAATCGGGCCAGGAGATGATTGATGGTGAGGTCGTTGATCTCAGCGAGACCCTGACCGGAGCGAGAGATTTCAAAAGAAGTATTCTCCGTACCATTGACCCCCACAAATATAAAGTGGATGTCAGCCGTTATTTTATCTGA
- a CDS encoding HEAT repeat domain-containing protein — protein sequence MIIYFSLHNIKTLSIEAALTKIIAGGRLFNVNEDQKKQPGTASLTLKGETDDISLAQEISSLHEVFKVLIKALKNLKIYLANNPLHQRFLKEFYSKLELHLKTYGESVLTVGQYTLIYHDQIIYENINRLDSLAFKLFVDGVRKMTLLEGITEEESGSFLDVLGKSYDAERPDDDLVTLLWEKKFHHIKFQIIEDYFSDADQVIQISEPEAKEGFNSMVQAELVQQKELAKKEASLADEQTGKFRFHQVFRLTEDEIFSIKNEMKLETEKDLISELIQIVYAVLQVEKEEPLFKEVVELLVQNSVQMIEAGDMVQIEKIARLFNSLKEQIPPLPDVKLAILNDAIVSLGKTDYLSKIEPHLNTMDEKNLSALGEYLKILNSSAVHSIIDILSKAKVRKTRKLISDILVDMGKKEITPILNRLQGSPWYVVRNLVQVIGQIGSSQAVDSLRKLINYPDERVRKEIVYSLMLIGKENEKARDMILYFLNDHDMGIRKQVLQIIQTNRHEKGLPLLIKIIAGNEFEARDSEERYLTFSALGRLGKEDLLPMLRERLKPTFLSFLKRSLKEEQAICALYALRHMESPEAIVLLTEAKKHPYKMVADFATKALYEIQKSKEKKELKETHELKH from the coding sequence ATGATTATCTATTTTTCCCTTCACAATATCAAGACTTTGTCGATTGAAGCCGCTTTGACAAAAATCATCGCAGGCGGTAGACTTTTTAATGTGAACGAAGATCAAAAAAAACAGCCTGGAACAGCTTCATTGACGCTCAAAGGAGAAACTGACGACATTTCTCTGGCACAGGAGATCTCTTCGCTTCATGAGGTCTTCAAAGTCCTGATCAAGGCATTAAAAAATCTCAAAATTTATCTCGCCAATAATCCGCTGCATCAACGCTTTTTAAAAGAATTTTACAGCAAACTCGAACTTCATTTAAAGACCTATGGGGAATCTGTTTTGACTGTCGGTCAATATACATTAATCTATCACGACCAAATTATTTACGAAAATATCAATCGCCTGGATAGTCTGGCATTCAAATTATTTGTCGACGGTGTCCGGAAAATGACTCTGCTGGAAGGAATTACCGAGGAAGAATCGGGAAGTTTCTTGGATGTTTTGGGAAAGAGTTATGACGCGGAACGTCCGGATGACGATCTGGTTACACTGCTGTGGGAAAAGAAATTCCATCATATCAAGTTCCAGATTATTGAAGACTATTTCAGCGATGCAGATCAGGTGATCCAGATTTCTGAACCCGAAGCAAAAGAAGGATTTAACAGCATGGTCCAGGCGGAACTGGTTCAACAGAAGGAATTGGCGAAAAAAGAGGCTTCGCTTGCGGATGAACAGACAGGTAAATTTCGATTTCACCAGGTTTTCAGGCTGACGGAGGATGAGATATTTTCAATTAAGAATGAGATGAAACTCGAAACGGAAAAGGATTTGATTTCAGAATTGATTCAAATCGTTTACGCAGTTCTCCAGGTTGAAAAAGAAGAGCCCCTGTTTAAAGAAGTGGTCGAATTGCTTGTACAAAACTCGGTACAAATGATCGAGGCGGGGGATATGGTTCAGATCGAAAAAATAGCGCGGTTGTTCAATTCATTGAAAGAACAGATTCCTCCATTGCCCGACGTCAAGCTCGCCATTCTCAACGATGCGATCGTTTCCCTCGGAAAAACGGACTATTTAAGTAAAATTGAACCCCATTTAAATACCATGGACGAAAAGAACCTTTCGGCTCTGGGTGAATATTTAAAAATTTTGAATTCTTCCGCAGTTCATTCCATTATCGATATATTGAGCAAGGCGAAAGTCAGAAAAACCCGGAAATTGATCTCCGACATTCTGGTGGACATGGGAAAAAAGGAGATTACCCCGATTCTTAATCGATTGCAGGGGAGCCCCTGGTATGTGGTCCGAAACCTGGTTCAGGTGATCGGGCAGATTGGAAGTTCTCAGGCGGTGGATTCCTTGAGAAAATTGATTAATTACCCGGATGAAAGAGTTCGCAAGGAGATTGTTTATTCGCTGATGCTTATTGGAAAAGAAAACGAAAAAGCCCGCGACATGATTCTGTACTTCCTGAACGATCATGATATGGGCATTCGAAAACAGGTTTTGCAAATCATTCAGACTAACCGGCACGAAAAGGGTCTCCCTTTGTTGATTAAAATCATTGCGGGAAATGAATTTGAAGCCCGGGATTCCGAGGAACGGTACCTGACCTTCAGTGCACTCGGAAGGTTGGGAAAAGAAGACCTTTTGCCCATGTTGAGAGAGCGATTGAAGCCGACCTTTTTGTCGTTTCTCAAACGGAGTCTGAAAGAAGAGCAGGCCATCTGTGCGCTTTATGCTCTGCGGCACATGGAAAGCCCCGAGGCAATCGTACTTTTAACCGAAGCCAAAAAGCACCCTTATAAAATGGTCGCGGATTTCGCCACAAAAGCACTCTATGAAATTCAAAAATCAAAAGAGAAAAAGGAGTTGAAGGAAACGCATGAGCTCAAACACTGA